Proteins found in one Polyangiaceae bacterium genomic segment:
- a CDS encoding membrane dipeptidase — protein MFALLLCAGACDSKSTSEPATPASATSVVARTSSEPATSAAPPRQKPKTAKERAAELAHRFIILDGHVDVPYRLEESKNDAGELTEDVTQATKEGNFDYPRARAGGLDAPFFSIYVPARYEGHGARKFADGLIDMVEGIVKGAPEKFVLARSPAEVKSAFANGKIAVLMGMENGSPIEHKLENVRYFHDRGIRYITLAHSKDNHISDSSYDTRHTNHGLSPFGKKVVTEMNRLGILVDVSHISDDAFEDVMKVTSVPVIASHSSCRHFTPGFQRNMSDDMIKELAANGGVIQINFGSDFLDGAIQKENDKHFHELMALLTKKHLSYGEKRAKPVKKEFWDGVEKKHAKLSQVADHIDHVVKLVGIDHVGLGSDFDGVGDTLPEGLNDVSMYPNLIEVLIERGYSDADIEKICSGNVLRVWGKVEAYAKSQAEP, from the coding sequence ATGTTCGCCCTGCTGCTGTGTGCGGGGGCGTGTGACAGCAAATCTACGAGCGAGCCCGCGACGCCCGCGAGCGCGACCAGCGTCGTGGCTCGGACGAGCAGCGAGCCCGCGACGAGTGCCGCGCCGCCCCGACAAAAACCCAAAACTGCCAAGGAACGGGCAGCGGAGCTGGCCCATCGCTTCATCATCCTGGATGGCCACGTCGACGTGCCCTATCGCCTGGAGGAGAGCAAGAACGACGCGGGGGAGCTGACGGAGGACGTCACACAGGCGACCAAGGAAGGGAACTTCGACTACCCGCGAGCCCGGGCCGGAGGTCTGGACGCTCCGTTCTTCAGCATCTACGTGCCCGCCCGCTATGAAGGGCACGGCGCAAGGAAGTTCGCCGACGGTCTGATCGACATGGTGGAGGGCATCGTGAAGGGCGCCCCCGAAAAATTCGTGCTGGCGCGCTCACCCGCGGAGGTAAAGAGCGCCTTCGCGAATGGAAAGATCGCCGTGCTGATGGGAATGGAGAACGGCTCGCCCATCGAGCACAAGCTGGAGAACGTGCGTTACTTCCACGATCGGGGGATTCGTTACATCACACTGGCGCACTCCAAGGACAACCACATCTCCGATTCGTCGTACGATACGCGGCACACGAATCACGGTCTGAGCCCGTTCGGCAAGAAGGTGGTGACGGAGATGAACCGCCTCGGCATCTTGGTGGACGTGTCGCACATCTCGGACGATGCCTTCGAAGACGTGATGAAGGTGACGAGCGTCCCGGTGATCGCCTCGCACTCGTCGTGTCGGCACTTCACGCCGGGCTTTCAGCGGAACATGAGCGACGACATGATCAAGGAGCTCGCCGCAAACGGTGGAGTGATCCAGATTAATTTCGGCTCGGACTTCTTGGACGGCGCTATCCAGAAGGAAAACGACAAGCATTTCCACGAGTTGATGGCGCTGCTCACGAAGAAGCACCTGAGCTACGGGGAGAAGCGCGCCAAGCCCGTCAAGAAGGAGTTCTGGGACGGCGTGGAGAAGAAGCACGCGAAGCTGTCGCAGGTGGCCGACCACATCGATCACGTCGTGAAGCTGGTGGGCATCGACCACGTGGGCCTGGGCTCGGATTTCGACGGCGTGGGGGACACGCTCCCCGAAGGGTTGAACGACGTCTCCATGTATCCGAACCTGATCGAGGTTCTGATCGAGCGCGGCTACAGTGACGCCGACATCGAGAAGATCTGCTCCGGGAACGTGCTGCGTGTGTGGGGCAAGGTGGAAGCGTACGCCAAGAGCCAGGCCGAGCCTTGA
- a CDS encoding DUF4139 domain-containing protein — protein MRRIRRLAGLALLLGSGSALAAPAKKTSGASDRKEVSITVYNQSFGLVREVRDLNLGSGDVALEFKDVASQIQPETVAIKSLSNPNGLSVLEQNYRYDLLTPAKLLEKYVGKKVRLYRFNEKTGKDESFDAKILSVANGEPVYEINGEVTYGFPGRIAFPGVPDNLMAKPTLVWMLSSKQAQQKVEATYLTRGLNWKSDYVFVINADDSAGDLTGWVTLTNQSGASYKNAKLKLVAGDVQRVSNVAYDRAPRSYAAKSAGQSTGFREEGFFEYHLYTLQQPTDVLENEQKQVTLLEAPNAKVQKKLIYFGQQYWYRGRYGEVQKNQKVGVYLDIENTAKNGLGMPLPKGIVRVYKADKSGAKQFIGEDNIDHTPRDEKVRIKMGEAFDVVGDRKQMEWRTFGSCTSESTWEIELRNHKKQAAQVEVYEPIGGDWTILEESHPHQKKDAFTFTFDVKVPANGKTKIKYRVRVRWC, from the coding sequence ATGCGAAGGATTCGACGACTGGCCGGGCTCGCGCTCCTGCTCGGCTCCGGCAGCGCGCTGGCAGCGCCCGCAAAGAAGACCTCCGGCGCGAGCGACCGCAAGGAAGTGAGCATCACGGTCTATAACCAGAGCTTCGGCCTGGTGCGCGAGGTGCGGGATCTGAACCTGGGCAGCGGAGACGTCGCCCTCGAGTTCAAGGACGTAGCGTCGCAGATCCAGCCGGAAACCGTGGCAATCAAGTCGCTGTCGAATCCGAACGGCCTCTCCGTGCTGGAGCAGAACTACCGCTACGACCTGCTCACGCCGGCCAAGCTGCTCGAGAAGTACGTCGGCAAGAAGGTGCGTCTGTATCGCTTCAACGAGAAGACCGGCAAGGACGAGTCCTTTGACGCGAAAATCCTCAGCGTGGCCAACGGCGAGCCGGTGTACGAGATCAACGGCGAGGTCACCTATGGATTCCCGGGGCGCATCGCCTTCCCCGGCGTTCCCGACAACCTGATGGCGAAGCCCACTCTGGTCTGGATGCTCTCCAGCAAGCAAGCCCAGCAGAAGGTGGAAGCCACCTACCTGACCCGCGGGCTCAACTGGAAGAGCGACTACGTGTTCGTCATCAACGCCGACGACAGCGCCGGAGACCTCACGGGCTGGGTCACGCTCACCAATCAGTCCGGCGCGTCCTACAAGAACGCCAAGCTCAAGCTGGTGGCCGGTGACGTGCAGCGTGTCTCGAACGTGGCCTACGACCGGGCGCCCAGGAGCTACGCCGCAAAGAGCGCGGGCCAGAGCACGGGCTTCCGCGAGGAAGGCTTCTTCGAGTACCACCTGTACACGCTCCAGCAACCGACGGACGTGCTGGAGAACGAGCAGAAGCAGGTGACGCTGCTGGAAGCGCCGAACGCCAAGGTGCAGAAGAAGCTGATCTACTTCGGACAGCAATACTGGTACCGCGGCCGCTACGGTGAGGTGCAGAAGAACCAGAAGGTGGGCGTGTACCTCGACATCGAAAACACCGCGAAGAACGGTCTCGGAATGCCGCTGCCCAAGGGCATCGTGCGCGTGTACAAGGCCGACAAGAGCGGCGCCAAGCAGTTCATCGGTGAAGACAACATCGACCACACGCCGCGGGACGAGAAGGTACGCATCAAGATGGGCGAGGCCTTCGACGTGGTGGGCGATCGCAAGCAGATGGAGTGGAGGACCTTCGGCTCCTGCACCTCGGAAAGCACCTGGGAGATCGAGCTCCGCAACCACAAGAAGCAGGCAGCCCAGGTGGAGGTGTACGAGCCCATCGGCGGGGATTGGACGATTCTGGAAGAGTCGCATCCGCACCAGAAAAAGGACGCCTTCACCTTCACTTTCGACGTGAAGGTGCCTGCAAACGGCAAGACCAAGATCAAATATCGAGTGCGCGTTCGCTGGTGCTGA
- a CDS encoding DUF4139 domain-containing protein: protein MKQKILRNFTCAGLLALTTAACGGTKPPEHGGHTGPVSEAESSSKQRESVAITVYNQNFGLVREVRNVGLGKGRVSLEFKDVSAHIQPETVSIKSLSSADALSVLEQNYRYDVLTPQKLLEKYVGKKIRVYRYNEKTGKDEAYDAEVLAAEQGTVLKIGNEITYNFPGRFAFPEVPDNLIAKPTLVWLLDSGAAQQKVEISYLSQNLNWSADYVLVVDDKDEKGDLTGWVTLTNNSGTSYENATLKLVAGDVQRVSQQQMMDYAMAETASAPPPPPAEPQFHEEGFFEYHLYTLSRPADVLDKEQKQVTLLDAHDIAIEKKLIFFGAAQYYRGNYGQVVSNQKVGVYLDFENKKSNHMGMPLPKGVVRVYKADKSGAKQFIGEDSIDHTPRDEEIRIKMGEAFDVVGDRKQTDWKTLGICASESSWEIELRNHKDEAATVEVREPINGDWEILSESHRHKKEDAHTFTFDVNVPARGKTKVTYRVRVRWC, encoded by the coding sequence ATGAAGCAGAAAATCCTTCGCAATTTCACCTGCGCCGGCTTGTTGGCGCTGACCACGGCGGCCTGCGGCGGGACCAAGCCTCCGGAGCACGGTGGCCACACCGGTCCCGTGAGCGAGGCCGAATCCAGCTCCAAGCAGCGCGAGAGCGTGGCCATCACGGTCTACAACCAGAACTTCGGGCTGGTGCGGGAGGTTCGTAACGTGGGCCTCGGCAAGGGCCGGGTCTCCCTCGAGTTCAAGGACGTCTCGGCGCACATCCAGCCGGAAACGGTGAGCATCAAGTCGCTCTCTTCCGCGGACGCCCTGTCCGTGTTGGAGCAGAACTACCGCTACGACGTGCTCACCCCGCAGAAACTGCTGGAGAAGTACGTCGGCAAGAAGATCCGCGTCTACCGCTACAACGAGAAGACCGGCAAGGACGAGGCCTACGACGCCGAGGTGCTCGCAGCCGAGCAGGGCACGGTGCTCAAGATCGGCAACGAGATCACCTACAACTTCCCGGGTCGCTTCGCCTTCCCCGAAGTTCCGGACAATCTCATCGCCAAGCCGACCCTGGTGTGGCTGCTCGACAGCGGCGCCGCCCAACAGAAGGTGGAGATCAGCTACCTGAGCCAGAACCTGAACTGGAGCGCGGACTACGTCCTGGTCGTGGACGACAAGGACGAGAAGGGCGACCTGACGGGCTGGGTCACGCTCACCAACAACAGCGGCACCAGCTACGAGAACGCCACCCTGAAGCTGGTAGCGGGGGACGTCCAGCGCGTGAGCCAACAGCAGATGATGGACTACGCGATGGCCGAGACCGCCTCGGCACCACCACCACCGCCCGCAGAGCCCCAGTTCCACGAAGAGGGCTTCTTCGAGTACCACCTGTATACGCTCAGCCGCCCCGCCGACGTTCTGGACAAGGAGCAGAAGCAGGTGACGCTCTTGGATGCCCATGACATCGCCATCGAGAAGAAGCTCATCTTCTTCGGCGCTGCACAGTATTACCGCGGCAACTACGGCCAGGTGGTCTCGAACCAGAAGGTGGGCGTGTATCTGGACTTCGAGAACAAGAAGTCGAACCACATGGGCATGCCGCTGCCGAAGGGCGTGGTCCGTGTCTACAAGGCGGACAAGAGCGGCGCCAAGCAGTTCATCGGCGAGGACAGCATCGACCACACGCCGCGGGACGAAGAGATCCGCATCAAGATGGGCGAAGCCTTCGACGTGGTGGGCGACCGCAAGCAAACGGACTGGAAGACCCTCGGCATCTGCGCCTCGGAGTCTTCTTGGGAGATCGAGCTGCGAAACCACAAGGACGAAGCCGCCACCGTGGAGGTGCGGGAGCCCATCAACGGCGACTGGGAAATCTTGAGCGAGAGTCATCGCCACAAGAAAGAGGACGCGCACACCTTCACTTTCGACGTGAACGTGCCGGCGCGGGGCAAGACCAAGGTCACTTATCGAGTGAGGGTGCGCTGGTGCTGA
- a CDS encoding deoxyribodipyrimidine photolyase produces the protein MASVPEIRIRTANGAGVRKDGEYVLYWMTAQRRTHDNFALDRAIEHAKSLDRPLVVLEALRVGYRWASDRLHRFVIEGMRDNQERFEKSPIAYYPYVEPEAGAGKGLLAALSDDAAVVVTDEYPCFFLPRMLEAAAARAPGRLEVVDGNGLLPLRATDRVFHRAVDFRRALQKTLPEHLGERPRADPLRRLELRAAPKLAISSRWPAADLPKLLDGGIAELPLDHGVGAVSYAGGEKAALGRLRGFITNALARYGEEHHHPDADACSQLSPYLHFGHVSPHRVFDAVAREEGWSVEALGTRRAGQREGFWGMSKSSEAFLDELVTWRELSANFTHRVKDYDRYATLPEWSRKTLEKHAKDEREYVVSAERLEAADTDDEIWNAAQRELVSEGRIQGYLRMLWGKKVLQWSKTPAQALETLIHLNNKYAVDGRDPSSYSGIFWCFGRFDRPWGPERPIFGTVRYMTSDSTRRKLHLSRYLERWGSGQGSLF, from the coding sequence GTGGCGAGCGTCCCCGAGATCCGCATTCGAACCGCGAACGGCGCCGGCGTCCGCAAGGACGGCGAGTACGTCCTGTACTGGATGACCGCCCAACGGCGGACGCACGACAACTTCGCCCTGGACCGCGCCATAGAGCACGCCAAGAGCCTCGACCGACCCTTGGTCGTGCTCGAGGCTCTCCGCGTAGGCTACCGCTGGGCGAGCGACCGGCTGCACCGCTTCGTGATCGAGGGCATGCGGGACAACCAGGAGCGTTTCGAGAAGAGTCCCATCGCCTACTACCCTTATGTGGAGCCCGAGGCAGGCGCGGGGAAGGGACTGCTCGCCGCGCTCTCGGACGATGCAGCTGTCGTGGTCACCGACGAGTACCCCTGCTTCTTCCTGCCGCGCATGCTCGAGGCTGCCGCGGCTCGAGCACCCGGACGTCTGGAGGTGGTCGACGGCAACGGCCTGTTGCCGCTGCGCGCGACGGATCGCGTGTTCCATCGCGCTGTGGACTTCCGGCGAGCGCTACAGAAGACGCTGCCGGAGCATCTCGGGGAGCGACCGCGGGCGGATCCGCTGCGTCGACTGGAGCTGCGGGCCGCGCCCAAGCTCGCGATCTCGTCCAGGTGGCCCGCGGCCGATCTCCCGAAGCTGCTCGACGGCGGCATCGCGGAGCTGCCGCTGGATCACGGAGTGGGCGCGGTGAGCTACGCCGGGGGCGAAAAGGCGGCGCTCGGGCGTCTTCGGGGCTTCATCACGAACGCCCTCGCGCGCTACGGGGAGGAGCACCACCACCCCGACGCCGACGCCTGCAGCCAGCTCTCGCCCTACCTTCATTTCGGCCACGTCTCGCCCCACCGCGTCTTCGATGCCGTGGCGCGAGAAGAAGGCTGGAGCGTGGAAGCTCTCGGCACCCGCCGAGCGGGCCAGCGGGAGGGTTTCTGGGGCATGTCGAAGAGCAGCGAAGCGTTCTTGGACGAGCTCGTCACCTGGCGCGAGCTCAGCGCCAACTTCACCCATCGTGTGAAGGACTACGATCGCTACGCCACGCTGCCGGAATGGTCCCGGAAGACCCTGGAGAAACACGCAAAGGACGAGCGTGAGTACGTGGTGAGCGCGGAACGGCTGGAAGCCGCCGATACCGACGACGAGATCTGGAACGCCGCACAACGCGAGCTCGTCAGCGAAGGTCGCATCCAGGGCTACCTCCGCATGCTGTGGGGCAAGAAGGTGCTGCAGTGGTCGAAGACTCCCGCGCAGGCGCTCGAGACCTTGATTCACCTCAACAACAAGTACGCGGTCGACGGACGGGACCCGAGCTCCTACAGCGGGATCTTCTGGTGCTTCGGTCGCTTCGATCGGCCGTGGGGGCCGGAGCGGCCGATTTTCGGTACGGTCCGCTACATGACGTCGGACAGCACGCGGCGAAAGCTGCATCTCTCGCGCTATCTCGAGCGCTGGGGAAGTGGGCAGGGCAGCTTGTTCTGA
- a CDS encoding CDP-alcohol phosphatidyltransferase family protein yields MGRYRARDLLLPPGWVSLSRVPLAVAFPFVEESAAASLVVLSLAALTDVVDGYLARRLDMATPTGAVLDGITDKLFVATVVVSLVASGRLPAWGVVPLAMRELGELPLVAWWLVSRPQRKTKADEPKANWIGKAATVLQFVTVVACILGTPAEAPLLMATGVTGAIAAAFYWRRELSAWRRVNGDPGPRARTGRGP; encoded by the coding sequence GTGGGACGCTATCGCGCCAGAGACCTGCTCTTGCCCCCGGGTTGGGTGAGCCTTTCGCGAGTGCCGCTGGCGGTAGCGTTTCCCTTCGTGGAGGAGAGCGCCGCGGCGTCGCTGGTGGTGCTGTCGTTGGCGGCGCTGACGGACGTGGTCGATGGCTACTTGGCACGACGGCTGGACATGGCCACCCCCACGGGGGCAGTGCTCGACGGCATCACCGACAAGCTGTTCGTGGCGACGGTGGTGGTGAGCTTGGTGGCGAGCGGCCGGCTGCCCGCGTGGGGCGTCGTCCCGCTGGCGATGCGCGAGCTCGGCGAGCTGCCGCTGGTGGCGTGGTGGCTCGTCAGCCGACCGCAGCGAAAGACGAAAGCCGATGAACCGAAGGCAAACTGGATCGGCAAGGCGGCCACCGTGCTGCAGTTCGTCACGGTCGTCGCCTGCATCCTGGGCACTCCCGCCGAGGCCCCCTTGTTGATGGCGACCGGCGTGACCGGTGCCATCGCCGCTGCCTTCTATTGGCGGCGCGAGCTGTCCGCTTGGCGGCGGGTCAATGGGGATCCAGGTCCTCGAGCCCGAACAGGTCGAGGTCCGTAG
- a CDS encoding SRPBCC family protein has translation MAEREFLAKVHRVFAAPPKVVWALVADSNRTDRAMGLKPPQYEMKASGDGKPSTVVGHAKELGFEVRWVEPPYEWVEGRTLHGERRFEKGPVSRGGLRVRIEPTAGGSRVEVESYVAASGALARLVGLKLRSDMRASLNRYLDQLETLLAGRALDEFSGDEPPASAVRRLLMNASASPTISGVASRTDASELSFRQRRYDKTPVSAELRARVVDLLAHRPDEEVNRIRPYELARVWGLPRRDVLTAFLHAARAGLVDLKWQLDCPTCRVAAGSTATMASVQPRDHCDFCDVDFAVDFAENVEAVFQVNPAIRKVGSPVYCASSPTLRPHVFAQFRLSPRERREISADLPQGRLLARVVSSPHRAEIEVKRPHRVDFRLTASGLTAEQQGEGAEHTALTAVNDTESDALLVIERSTFEPDAVLGRDMATVPDFLDLFSAEAPAAGVDLSVASLTLLFTDLTDSTALYERLGDAKAFAFVEDHFRTLGHVVVAHDGAIVKTMGDAVMAAFPSAVRAVDAAIEMVQRMNQRHGDVGASLKVGLHEGPCLMVRANERLDFFGTTVNRAARLQAKAGAGQVVLMESLLEHPDIRERVAHGGFALHPFEAELKGFSEMHRLVALDVAPG, from the coding sequence ATGGCGGAGAGGGAGTTCTTGGCGAAGGTGCACCGGGTCTTCGCTGCTCCCCCGAAGGTGGTGTGGGCGCTGGTGGCCGACAGCAATCGCACCGATCGCGCCATGGGCCTCAAGCCACCCCAATACGAGATGAAAGCCTCGGGGGACGGCAAGCCGAGCACGGTGGTCGGCCACGCGAAGGAGCTGGGCTTCGAGGTGCGCTGGGTGGAGCCGCCCTACGAGTGGGTGGAAGGCCGAACGCTCCACGGCGAGCGGCGCTTCGAGAAGGGCCCGGTCTCCCGCGGGGGTCTCCGGGTGCGCATCGAGCCCACCGCCGGCGGCAGCCGGGTCGAGGTGGAGAGCTACGTGGCGGCCAGCGGGGCGCTGGCGCGCTTGGTGGGGCTGAAGCTGCGCTCCGACATGCGCGCGTCGCTGAACCGCTATCTGGATCAGCTGGAGACCCTGCTGGCCGGACGGGCTCTGGACGAGTTCAGCGGCGACGAGCCGCCGGCGTCGGCGGTGCGACGCTTGCTCATGAACGCGAGCGCGAGCCCGACGATCTCCGGGGTTGCGTCGCGAACGGACGCATCCGAGCTGTCGTTCCGACAGCGGCGCTACGACAAGACGCCAGTGAGCGCGGAGCTCCGCGCCCGGGTGGTGGATCTCCTCGCGCACCGTCCCGACGAAGAAGTGAACCGCATCCGCCCTTACGAGCTGGCGCGGGTGTGGGGGCTGCCGCGACGAGACGTGCTCACCGCGTTCTTGCACGCGGCGCGCGCCGGCTTGGTGGACTTGAAGTGGCAGCTCGACTGCCCGACGTGTCGCGTGGCCGCGGGCAGCACCGCGACCATGGCCTCGGTGCAGCCGCGAGATCACTGCGACTTCTGTGACGTGGACTTCGCGGTGGACTTCGCCGAGAACGTGGAAGCCGTGTTTCAGGTGAACCCGGCCATCCGCAAGGTGGGCTCGCCGGTGTATTGCGCCAGCTCCCCCACGCTGCGCCCCCACGTTTTCGCGCAGTTTCGCCTGTCCCCGAGGGAGCGACGGGAGATCTCCGCGGACCTGCCCCAAGGACGGCTCTTGGCGCGGGTCGTCTCCAGCCCCCACCGCGCAGAGATCGAGGTGAAGCGGCCGCATCGAGTCGATTTCAGACTCACGGCGTCGGGGCTGACGGCCGAGCAGCAGGGCGAGGGCGCGGAGCACACCGCTCTGACGGCGGTGAACGACACCGAGAGTGACGCCTTGCTCGTGATCGAGCGCTCGACCTTCGAGCCCGACGCGGTGCTCGGACGCGACATGGCGACGGTGCCGGACTTCCTCGACCTGTTCTCCGCCGAGGCGCCGGCCGCGGGGGTGGACCTCTCCGTCGCTTCCCTCACCTTGCTGTTCACGGATCTGACGGACTCCACGGCGCTGTACGAGCGGCTGGGGGACGCCAAGGCGTTCGCCTTCGTGGAGGATCACTTCCGCACCCTCGGTCACGTGGTGGTGGCCCACGACGGCGCCATCGTGAAGACCATGGGAGACGCGGTGATGGCGGCGTTTCCTTCGGCCGTGCGCGCGGTGGACGCGGCGATCGAAATGGTGCAGCGCATGAATCAACGCCATGGGGACGTTGGCGCGTCGCTGAAGGTCGGCCTCCACGAGGGGCCCTGCTTGATGGTGCGCGCCAACGAGCGGCTCGACTTCTTCGGTACCACCGTGAATCGAGCGGCGCGGCTTCAGGCGAAGGCCGGCGCCGGTCAAGTGGTGCTGATGGAGTCTCTGCTGGAGCACCCCGACATCCGCGAGCGAGTGGCGCACGGCGGTTTTGCGCTGCACCCTTTCGAGGCGGAGCTCAAGGGGTTCTCGGAAATGCATCGACTGGTCGCCCTGGACGTCGCGCCGGGCTGA
- a CDS encoding PEGA domain-containing protein yields the protein MRRIVSIALALVLAGPVAHAADRPTERDKQASQLMEKAQWVDAAALLRELVADKPTATRLFNLAQAERNLGALADAKQHFARAKEQASAEHLDAVASAASQAVTELSPRVPVLVLSISPAAEGARVRVDGRVVTLAADGSVEVNPGTRQLSVSAPGYITFEQTLSPRPTDRLNVSVVLRAPAGRAKTPEPTPPKKEETSAGGGPPLPAIVLGGVGVLALAGGTAFHFVSESKYDDATRDCDKSGGTVSCPTSIKNDPDHQNLLDESDSAKVKRNVLLGVGAAALVAGGVWWYLDASSRSKTQMGVLLGPSTAGAQIRWHAW from the coding sequence GTGCGGCGGATAGTCTCGATTGCGCTCGCTCTGGTGCTCGCCGGGCCGGTGGCCCACGCGGCGGACCGCCCCACGGAACGCGACAAGCAGGCCAGTCAGCTGATGGAGAAGGCGCAGTGGGTGGATGCTGCAGCGCTGCTCCGAGAGCTGGTGGCGGACAAGCCCACTGCGACGCGGCTCTTCAACCTGGCGCAGGCGGAACGCAACCTCGGTGCGCTGGCGGACGCGAAGCAGCACTTCGCTCGAGCAAAGGAGCAAGCCTCGGCCGAGCACCTCGACGCAGTGGCGTCCGCGGCCAGCCAGGCGGTGACTGAGCTTTCGCCGCGGGTGCCGGTGCTGGTGCTGTCCATCTCGCCGGCCGCGGAGGGCGCCAGAGTTCGCGTGGATGGACGCGTGGTGACCCTCGCCGCGGACGGTAGCGTGGAAGTGAACCCCGGCACGCGACAGCTATCCGTGAGCGCACCGGGTTACATCACGTTCGAGCAAACGCTCTCGCCGCGCCCCACGGATCGCCTGAACGTCTCCGTGGTGCTTCGGGCACCAGCGGGCCGCGCGAAGACTCCGGAACCGACACCGCCCAAGAAGGAGGAGACAAGCGCCGGCGGCGGTCCTCCCCTGCCGGCCATCGTTCTCGGGGGCGTGGGCGTGTTGGCGCTCGCCGGCGGCACGGCGTTCCACTTCGTTTCCGAGAGCAAGTACGACGACGCCACACGGGACTGCGACAAGAGCGGCGGCACCGTTTCGTGTCCGACCTCCATCAAGAACGACCCGGATCACCAGAACCTGCTGGACGAGTCGGACTCGGCCAAGGTGAAGCGCAACGTGCTCCTCGGCGTGGGCGCCGCGGCGTTGGTGGCGGGCGGCGTCTGGTGGTACCTGGACGCGAGCAGCCGCTCGAAGACGCAGATGGGCGTGCTCCTGGGGCCGTCCACGGCGGGCGCCCAGATCCGCTGGCACGCGTGGTGA
- a CDS encoding chloride channel protein, which translates to MGRKRFLELDEEQRALHDSWDDIARVVFLVSLTSCVIWALCAGLKKAMHLMVDGLLEFVASHGPWLGPLALLGTLVGGGLIRGVLNRWPSWRDAAGDGIDLALGNYHSTYHDDVDDPSPRFRLPAFGLALRKLLATLLTLGTGGSGGLEGPVVLIGESTGAGVARVMASRSEHELRTYQIAGIAAAVASLLNAPFASALFATEIAYGDRVIYRKLAYALLAGTIAYVLNNRVLGYTPVFVAPEHAHTYTLTEYGVTALVAIAVSAPLALGFGLAMKSTRKLVGKVHPVARGAVGGLGTGIVALALYFAVGMDTRHVLGMGEHTLKELLSAHPPADLGAWWFLLLAVLGRTLTTGLTIQSGGSAGLLIPSMFLGGVSGAATCRLLQLVGPFAQLDVALFVVVGIASALVAMVGVPLAAIALVLEIFGTPYGPPAILACGVTYVLTLRLTVYEGQRMSPDPTGDEIGAWEPATEPNANADVRSEQTGSLSETSKSSDQENPPS; encoded by the coding sequence GTGGGTCGTAAGCGGTTCTTGGAGCTCGACGAAGAGCAACGCGCGCTCCACGACTCGTGGGACGACATCGCACGCGTCGTGTTCTTGGTGAGCTTGACGTCGTGCGTCATCTGGGCGCTGTGCGCGGGGCTCAAGAAGGCCATGCACCTGATGGTCGATGGGCTCTTGGAGTTCGTGGCGAGTCACGGCCCATGGCTCGGCCCGCTGGCGCTACTCGGCACCCTCGTGGGGGGCGGCTTGATCCGCGGCGTGCTGAACCGCTGGCCCAGCTGGCGCGACGCCGCGGGAGACGGCATCGATCTGGCGCTCGGCAACTATCACTCCACCTATCACGACGACGTCGACGATCCTTCGCCGCGTTTCAGGCTGCCGGCGTTCGGCCTCGCGCTGCGCAAGCTGCTGGCAACACTCCTCACCTTGGGAACTGGAGGTTCCGGCGGGCTCGAGGGTCCGGTGGTGCTGATTGGCGAATCCACCGGAGCCGGCGTCGCGCGGGTGATGGCCTCGCGCTCCGAGCACGAGCTCCGCACCTATCAGATCGCCGGCATCGCCGCGGCCGTGGCCTCCCTGTTGAACGCACCCTTCGCGTCGGCGCTGTTCGCCACCGAGATCGCGTACGGCGATCGCGTCATCTACCGCAAGCTCGCCTACGCCCTGCTGGCCGGCACCATCGCCTACGTGTTGAACAACCGCGTGCTCGGCTACACACCCGTGTTCGTCGCGCCGGAGCATGCCCACACCTACACGCTCACGGAGTATGGCGTGACGGCGCTGGTGGCGATCGCCGTCAGCGCACCGCTGGCCCTCGGCTTCGGCCTGGCCATGAAGAGCACCCGCAAGCTGGTGGGCAAAGTGCACCCCGTCGCGCGGGGCGCCGTGGGGGGCCTCGGCACCGGAATCGTCGCCTTGGCGCTCTACTTCGCCGTGGGCATGGATACGCGCCACGTGCTGGGCATGGGCGAGCACACCTTGAAGGAGCTGTTGTCCGCCCACCCTCCCGCAGACTTGGGAGCGTGGTGGTTTCTGCTGCTCGCCGTGCTGGGCCGAACGCTGACCACCGGGCTCACCATCCAATCGGGAGGTTCGGCGGGCCTCTTGATTCCCTCGATGTTCCTCGGCGGCGTCTCCGGAGCAGCGACCTGCCGCCTGCTGCAGCTCGTCGGCCCTTTCGCGCAGCTCGACGTGGCGCTGTTCGTGGTGGTGGGCATCGCCTCGGCGCTGGTGGCGATGGTGGGGGTGCCTCTGGCGGCCATCGCGCTGGTGCTGGAGATCTTCGGCACGCCCTACGGACCGCCGGCGATCCTCGCCTGTGGCGTCACTTACGTGCTGACCCTGCGGCTGACGGTGTACGAAGGGCAGCGCATGTCTCCGGACCCCACCGGAGACGAGATCGGTGCCTGGGAACCGGCTACCGAGCCGAATGCGAACGCCGATGTAAGGTCCGAACAAACCGGATCGTTGTCCGAAACGTCGAAGTCCTCGGACCAGGAAAATCCGCCTTCATGA